The Oleidesulfovibrio alaskensis DSM 16109 genome has a segment encoding these proteins:
- a CDS encoding helix-turn-helix domain-containing protein codes for MSEAKCDFYTVQEVRRRLSWKSAETVRRGIKAGRIQAAKVGGQYRIPRTEYERIAREMGLTAGED; via the coding sequence ATGAGTGAAGCCAAGTGCGATTTTTACACCGTGCAGGAAGTACGGCGGCGGCTGAGCTGGAAGAGCGCCGAAACCGTGCGCCGGGGAATCAAGGCAGGCCGTATACAAGCCGCCAAGGTGGGCGGGCAGTACCGCATACCCCGCACAGAATACGAGCGCATTGCCCGCGAAATGGGGCTGACGGCGGGGGAGGACTAG
- a CDS encoding tyrosine-type recombinase/integrase, whose product MSGRRAFTDDEVRRMRRAVPAGRFAARNLAAFELMIHTGGRASEVCKLQLRDVSRRGQMLDSVTFERRNTKGQRRGRNLPMHPNLRRALEAWQRELFSLGYFEPEAYLLQSQKGIHSNTHITPQHLWYIVETAAKRAGVLGAIGTHSCRKYFAQHLYNTYKQLRAQGRPMEDPLRASQLALGHSRMDSTLHYMEDVIARAEVYDVLLKMGFAA is encoded by the coding sequence ATGAGCGGACGCAGAGCCTTTACCGACGATGAAGTCCGCAGAATGCGGCGGGCCGTTCCTGCAGGGCGGTTTGCGGCACGCAACCTTGCCGCGTTTGAATTGATGATTCACACCGGCGGCAGAGCCAGTGAAGTTTGCAAGCTGCAATTGCGGGATGTTTCGCGCCGTGGGCAAATGCTGGATAGTGTGACCTTTGAGCGGCGCAACACCAAAGGCCAGCGCAGGGGGCGCAACCTGCCCATGCATCCTAATTTGCGGCGGGCACTGGAAGCATGGCAGCGGGAGCTTTTCTCCTTGGGATATTTTGAGCCGGAAGCGTACCTGCTGCAGTCGCAGAAAGGAATACACAGCAACACGCACATAACACCCCAACACCTTTGGTATATAGTGGAAACCGCCGCAAAACGGGCCGGAGTGCTGGGGGCTATCGGTACGCATAGCTGCCGCAAGTATTTTGCCCAGCACCTGTACAATACCTACAAGCAGCTGCGGGCGCAGGGCAGGCCAATGGAAGACCCTTTGCGGGCTTCGCAGCTTGCGCTGGGACACTCGCGCATGGATTCGACACTGCACTACATGGAAGACGTGATTGCCCGCGCAGAAGTGTATGATGTTCTTTTAAAAATGGGGTTTGCGGCATGA